In a genomic window of Agarivorans albus:
- the fhuB gene encoding Fe(3+)-hydroxamate ABC transporter permease FhuB: MIKAYSISLGALLLGLVLSLVFGSDLAFQRQWQLISGVEPEQFIDFAYLYSLLPRMTMALMVGASLGLVGSLMQQLTQNPLLSPLTMGTSSGAWLALVMLNLWVPLDIADLSAAAAMIGAMFAMFLVIAIVGIRNLSGLPVVLAGMAVNIVLGAVATAIILLNEQFASNLFIWGAGDLEQNDWFWPLWLAPRLLPAILIFLLAPRVLSLLKLGQQGAAARGLNVVPMFLLLSVVGVWLVAASITAVGVISFVGLISPNIARRVGARTTSNELWLSCIIGALLLVFTDLLANALSEQIGDVVHSGIAAALVGAPILIVLCQRQLRAQDQLSLSLPQSRLRWRNRYYGLAAFIIALIALLSLLGQHNAGSWSLAIPDAFNWLLRWPRWLTAVSAGAALAVAGCVLQRLIFNPLASPDILGVSAGATMSLVGLTVITGASIFSASPWVAILGSTIVLALLFLFSTYRQFSPAKLVLCGIALAALIEGLVHFALASGQQEIYEILAWLAGSTYRVSPEAALRLAAVSFVVILGLYVLHPWLSLISAGRSFAQARGLAVPKAYVLMLLGVALLCAMVTATMGPVAFVGLLAPHVAVMLGARLAKQQIIVSALVGALLLSFADLISQWIFYPSQVAAGTLVSIIGGIYFIALLVRGQRQARA; encoded by the coding sequence ATGATTAAAGCGTATTCCATCTCGCTTGGCGCGCTGCTGCTTGGTTTGGTATTAAGCCTAGTGTTTGGTAGCGATTTAGCGTTTCAGCGGCAATGGCAATTGATTAGCGGTGTTGAGCCTGAACAGTTTATAGATTTTGCGTACCTTTACTCACTGTTGCCACGTATGACCATGGCCTTAATGGTTGGGGCAAGTTTAGGCTTAGTGGGCAGCTTAATGCAGCAGCTCACTCAAAACCCTCTGTTGTCTCCGTTAACTATGGGAACCTCTTCAGGGGCTTGGCTAGCTTTGGTGATGCTTAACTTATGGGTGCCGCTTGATATTGCAGATTTAAGTGCGGCGGCCGCGATGATTGGTGCAATGTTCGCCATGTTTTTGGTCATCGCCATTGTAGGTATACGCAACCTTAGTGGCTTGCCAGTCGTGCTGGCCGGTATGGCGGTAAACATTGTTTTAGGGGCGGTGGCCACCGCAATCATTTTGCTGAATGAGCAATTTGCTAGCAACTTGTTTATTTGGGGGGCAGGCGATTTAGAGCAAAATGATTGGTTTTGGCCGCTTTGGTTAGCACCTCGTTTGTTGCCAGCAATTTTGATTTTTCTATTAGCCCCGCGGGTACTGAGTTTACTTAAACTTGGTCAGCAAGGCGCAGCGGCACGTGGTTTAAATGTAGTGCCAATGTTTTTGCTGTTATCGGTAGTGGGCGTGTGGTTAGTGGCAGCCAGTATTACTGCAGTAGGAGTGATTAGTTTTGTTGGGTTAATTAGCCCTAATATCGCGCGGCGCGTAGGCGCAAGAACAACCAGCAATGAACTTTGGTTGAGCTGCATTATCGGTGCCTTGCTATTAGTATTCACCGATTTATTAGCCAATGCCTTAAGTGAGCAAATTGGTGATGTTGTGCATAGTGGTATTGCAGCTGCACTGGTTGGTGCGCCAATACTTATAGTGCTATGCCAGCGGCAGTTGCGCGCGCAAGATCAGCTTTCCTTAAGCTTACCTCAATCAAGATTGCGTTGGCGTAATCGTTATTATGGCTTGGCTGCTTTTATTATTGCTTTAATTGCTTTGCTTTCTTTACTGGGACAGCATAATGCAGGAAGTTGGAGCTTAGCGATCCCAGATGCATTCAACTGGTTATTACGCTGGCCTCGCTGGTTAACTGCAGTATCGGCTGGTGCAGCGCTCGCGGTGGCTGGGTGTGTATTACAACGTTTGATTTTTAACCCTCTAGCTAGCCCGGACATATTAGGGGTTTCTGCTGGCGCCACCATGAGCTTGGTAGGTTTAACCGTTATCACTGGTGCCAGTATTTTTAGCGCATCTCCCTGGGTGGCTATATTAGGCAGTACCATTGTATTAGCCCTATTGTTTTTGTTTAGTACTTATCGGCAGTTCTCTCCGGCCAAACTGGTTCTGTGTGGTATCGCGTTAGCGGCATTGATTGAAGGTTTAGTGCACTTCGCATTGGCCAGCGGCCAGCAAGAGATATACGAGATTTTGGCTTGGTTGGCAGGTTCTACCTATCGGGTTAGCCCAGAGGCCGCATTACGCTTAGCTGCAGTAAGTTTTGTGGTAATTTTAGGCTTGTATGTGTTACATCCTTGGCTAAGTTTGATTTCGGCTGGTCGCTCGTTTGCACAAGCAAGAGGCCTAGCTGTGCCCAAAGCTTATGTGTTGATGTTACTGGGAGTAGCCTTACTGTGTGCCATGGTAACTGCTACCATGGGGCCGGTAGCATTTGTGGGTTTGCTAGCGCCACATGTTGCGGTAATGCTAGGGGCGCGTTTAGCTAAACAACAGATTATTGTGTCTGCCTTGGTAGGGGCTTTATTGTTGTCTTTTGCAGATTTGATAAGCCAATGGATTTTTTATCCTAGCCAAGTGGCTGCTGGAACCCTGGTATCAATTATTGGGGGTATTTATTTTATCGCCTTATTGGTGCGTGGTCAGCGACAGGCCAGAGCTTAA
- a CDS encoding iron-siderophore ABC transporter substrate-binding protein → MFVALTRISLIFCLFTAAAKADIMVEDSLGTHKLSAHPQRVAALNWDVAEQVLELGVTPIAMSDIGGYQEWVVQPEVPQGVVDIGTRTEPNLSLLAELKPDVILIASPQKDLMARLSAIAPVLFYQNYSAKHKNAEAVVENYLRIAQLLNKTEFAQQRLADTQQELDTLSQQLLEAYGGELPEVAAIRFASTSSVYLYDENSIPVHALNRLGIRSAMPERGSQWGVAKKRITELAQVEQGMVLYFEPFAHHQALDNSRLWQAMPFVKNQRVSSVAATWSYGGAMSVLYNARALTKSLLELSPQ, encoded by the coding sequence ATGTTTGTAGCACTCACTCGTATTAGTTTAATTTTTTGCTTATTTACGGCTGCTGCTAAGGCAGACATCATGGTTGAAGATAGCCTCGGAACCCATAAACTGAGTGCGCACCCGCAAAGAGTTGCCGCACTTAACTGGGATGTTGCCGAGCAAGTGCTGGAGTTGGGCGTTACACCTATTGCTATGTCTGACATTGGCGGCTATCAAGAATGGGTAGTACAACCCGAGGTACCGCAAGGGGTGGTGGATATTGGCACACGCACCGAGCCAAATCTGTCGTTACTGGCTGAACTAAAGCCCGACGTTATTCTTATTGCTTCTCCACAAAAAGATCTTATGGCGCGTTTATCTGCCATTGCACCAGTGCTGTTCTATCAAAACTACAGCGCTAAACACAAAAACGCTGAAGCGGTGGTGGAGAATTACCTTCGAATCGCTCAGTTATTGAATAAAACAGAGTTTGCCCAGCAACGCTTGGCAGATACCCAACAAGAATTAGATACACTCTCCCAGCAGTTGCTTGAGGCTTATGGTGGAGAGCTGCCAGAAGTTGCTGCTATTCGTTTTGCCAGCACCAGCTCTGTTTATCTTTATGATGAAAATTCTATTCCGGTGCATGCTCTCAATCGCTTAGGTATTCGCTCTGCCATGCCAGAGCGAGGCAGCCAATGGGGCGTGGCCAAAAAACGCATTACCGAACTTGCCCAAGTAGAGCAGGGCATGGTGTTGTATTTTGAACCTTTTGCGCATCATCAAGCCTTAGATAATTCTAGGCTGTGGCAAGCAATGCCTTTTGTTAAAAATCAACGAGTAAGCAGTGTTGCTGCAACTTGGAGTTATGGCGGCGCTATGTCGGTGTTGTATAACGCACGAGCTTTAACTAAAAGCTTACTGGAACTATCACCTCAATGA
- a CDS encoding ABC transporter ATP-binding protein, producing the protein MYQLSKINVERDNRSILSIDELSIDPTAFTVVLGHNGSGKSTLVNLLTQQFSPDSGEISLNNKTLASYKARELAQLVAYLPQQLPQVAGMTVHELCKLGRFPWRGSFGRWQPQDYQAIEQAIVQTDLVEYRDSFVDELSGGERQRAFIAMLLAQQSPLLVLDEPTSALDISHQYQLMELLQSLNKQTQKGMVVIIHELNLALRYATNVIALKHGKVVFSGPKSLLENEATLSDLFASNIKLLEHPQDHTKVATVCL; encoded by the coding sequence ATGTATCAATTAAGCAAGATAAACGTTGAGCGTGATAATAGAAGCATATTGTCTATTGACGAACTAAGCATAGATCCCACCGCCTTTACCGTAGTGCTTGGACATAATGGCTCAGGCAAATCTACCTTGGTCAATCTGTTAACCCAGCAGTTTTCGCCAGATAGCGGTGAGATAAGCCTTAACAACAAAACCTTAGCCAGCTATAAAGCGCGCGAGTTAGCGCAGTTAGTGGCTTATCTTCCTCAGCAACTACCGCAAGTTGCAGGTATGACAGTACATGAGCTTTGCAAGCTGGGGCGTTTTCCGTGGCGTGGAAGTTTTGGCCGCTGGCAGCCTCAAGATTATCAGGCGATTGAGCAGGCCATTGTTCAAACTGATTTAGTTGAATATCGGGACAGTTTTGTCGATGAGCTAAGTGGCGGCGAGCGCCAGCGCGCATTTATTGCGATGTTATTGGCGCAGCAGTCGCCCTTATTGGTACTTGATGAGCCGACTTCAGCCTTAGACATTAGCCATCAATATCAGCTTATGGAGCTGCTTCAATCGCTCAACAAACAAACTCAAAAGGGCATGGTGGTAATTATTCACGAACTTAATTTGGCCTTGCGCTACGCCACCAATGTTATTGCCTTAAAGCACGGCAAAGTGGTGTTTTCTGGTCCTAAAAGTTTGTTGGAGAATGAAGCGACGCTTTCCGATTTATTTGCTAGCAATATTAAGTTGCTTGAGCACCCTCAAGATCACACCAAGGTGGCAACAGTATGTTTGTAG
- a CDS encoding siderophore ferric iron reductase — translation MTVNSDKHYNQMLQQFAVAAFEFLSPVDSAEQWVREGSVDSMGELYQFWQLQHPEAGKIYWQSRSWSMLAWQPISLALIACYQVQASPDLSRLSQRYHLGNVFGYRFEANELALWQQFESATLLRKSIAQSLRVLLDQLLKDFSQVARISPSTAYRNIADGVLDMMLRGAKASHQVIKPELVEHEFQHWLQDLALPLEPRATLFEDPQGSLQVARVSCCMDYKKQQGSYCVGCPCEPK, via the coding sequence ATGACGGTAAATAGCGATAAACACTATAACCAAATGCTGCAACAATTTGCTGTTGCAGCTTTTGAGTTTCTGAGTCCTGTAGATTCGGCCGAACAATGGGTGCGTGAAGGCTCTGTAGATAGCATGGGTGAACTGTATCAGTTTTGGCAGTTACAGCATCCAGAAGCGGGCAAAATCTACTGGCAAAGTCGCAGTTGGAGCATGTTGGCTTGGCAACCTATCAGCCTTGCCTTGATTGCTTGTTACCAAGTGCAAGCCAGCCCCGATTTATCTCGCTTGAGTCAGCGTTATCATTTAGGCAATGTATTTGGTTATCGTTTCGAAGCTAACGAGTTAGCGCTTTGGCAGCAATTTGAGTCTGCTACCTTACTACGTAAATCAATTGCGCAATCTCTACGAGTTTTGCTGGATCAGCTGCTAAAAGATTTTAGCCAAGTAGCTCGGATCAGCCCTAGTACCGCTTATCGAAATATCGCTGATGGGGTATTGGATATGATGTTACGTGGAGCAAAAGCTAGCCACCAAGTGATTAAGCCCGAACTTGTCGAGCATGAATTTCAACATTGGTTGCAAGATTTAGCACTGCCTCTTGAACCCCGAGCAACATTATTTGAAGACCCACAAGGTAGCCTGCAAGTTGCGAGGGTGAGTTGTTGTATGGACTATAAAAAACAGCAGGGGAGTTATTGTGTTGGCTGCCCATGCGAGCCGAAATAA
- a CDS encoding TonB-dependent siderophore receptor → MFNTKITPIAMLVASVLSAPALAEEAAISEKQADEKLTVLGKTYRNTATKTALLPEETPQSISTIDRETLDLRGVNSVSEALRYTPGVHTQLRGGAVNRLDLFNIRGFTNYQNYYDGLQLQYNAWNLQPQIDAFAVEQVEVFKGPTSVLYGAMPPGGMVNLIAKRPTMERATDVSVASGSHNLLEATVDSRGQIGDSNVAYRFLGKATKQDGMADTSKQERYLIAPSIDWHVSDKTLVNLNAYYQNDPHAGIYTTMPAYGTVLDNPNGKLSKNLFTGDENWNKFEREFGLYGFKINHEFNSNWTLLHATRYLDAKALQHNTYNVGLEPTDGRTVYRRAYLTDESSKGWTTDTQINGNFTTGMVEHSLLIGFDWQQLKSEVTYYDGATTSIDIYAPDNNQLNPNEVYDYIKGNPDGYNQVNSYKTTQTGVYIQDQMRIDRLIVMAGARFDQYKSDSVYHLAGDYTDSVDQNNTSYRLGGLYEFDNGISPYINYADSFEPTPGTDKDGNAFEPSTGSQWEGGIKYNSADMSQMLNLAAFHITKEGALTQDPDGAPHHQIQVGESVSKGFEAEGRWWATPNLDLTASYTYQNVEITKDNSGLEGKTPVWVPDQLANLWANYHFFGGSLDGLTLGGGVRYIGETQIDAANSSTVDGYTVADVSVNYGLGRLGSGLESSAVSLAVTNLFDKESYSCYDTLNCWSNDERRVVARLKMGF, encoded by the coding sequence ATGTTTAATACTAAAATCACTCCCATTGCGATGCTGGTGGCCTCTGTATTGAGTGCACCAGCTTTGGCTGAAGAAGCCGCCATTAGCGAAAAACAAGCAGACGAAAAGCTAACGGTACTAGGAAAAACTTACCGTAATACGGCAACTAAAACAGCACTGTTGCCAGAAGAAACACCGCAGTCAATTTCAACCATTGATCGCGAAACCTTAGATTTACGCGGAGTAAACTCGGTTTCAGAGGCACTACGCTACACCCCTGGCGTGCACACTCAATTGCGCGGTGGGGCAGTTAATCGCCTAGATCTATTCAATATTCGTGGTTTTACTAACTATCAAAACTACTACGATGGTTTACAGCTGCAATACAATGCTTGGAATCTACAACCACAAATTGACGCCTTTGCGGTAGAGCAGGTAGAAGTATTTAAAGGACCAACCTCGGTACTTTACGGCGCAATGCCGCCAGGTGGTATGGTTAACCTTATTGCTAAGCGCCCAACTATGGAGCGCGCTACCGATGTAAGCGTAGCATCAGGTAGTCATAACCTGCTAGAAGCAACAGTTGATTCGCGCGGTCAAATAGGTGACAGCAATGTTGCTTACCGTTTCTTGGGTAAAGCAACTAAACAAGATGGAATGGCCGATACTTCTAAGCAAGAGCGTTACCTTATCGCTCCGTCGATTGATTGGCATGTGAGTGATAAAACGCTGGTTAACCTAAATGCTTATTATCAGAACGATCCTCATGCGGGTATTTACACCACCATGCCAGCTTATGGCACGGTGTTAGACAATCCAAATGGTAAGCTGTCGAAAAACTTATTCACTGGTGACGAAAACTGGAACAAGTTTGAACGCGAGTTTGGTTTGTACGGTTTTAAAATTAACCATGAGTTCAACAGTAATTGGACCCTGTTGCACGCTACCCGTTACTTAGATGCAAAAGCACTGCAGCACAATACTTACAATGTAGGCTTAGAACCAACAGACGGGCGCACCGTATACCGCCGTGCATACCTAACGGATGAAAGCTCTAAAGGTTGGACGACCGATACGCAAATAAACGGTAACTTCACCACGGGTATGGTTGAGCATAGCTTATTGATTGGTTTTGATTGGCAGCAGCTAAAGTCTGAGGTGACTTACTACGATGGAGCAACAACATCTATTGATATTTATGCGCCAGACAATAACCAGCTAAACCCAAATGAGGTTTACGATTACATCAAAGGTAACCCAGACGGTTATAACCAAGTAAACAGCTATAAAACCACTCAAACTGGTGTGTATATTCAAGACCAAATGCGTATCGACCGCCTAATTGTTATGGCTGGTGCCCGCTTTGACCAATACAAAAGTGACAGTGTTTACCACCTAGCAGGTGATTACACTGACAGCGTCGATCAAAACAATACCTCTTATCGTTTAGGTGGCTTGTACGAGTTTGATAATGGTATTTCGCCATACATTAACTACGCCGACAGCTTTGAGCCAACGCCGGGAACAGACAAAGACGGTAATGCTTTTGAGCCTTCAACTGGCAGCCAATGGGAAGGTGGTATTAAGTACAACTCAGCAGATATGAGCCAAATGCTTAACTTAGCAGCATTCCATATCACTAAAGAAGGTGCCTTAACTCAAGATCCAGATGGTGCTCCGCATCACCAGATTCAGGTTGGTGAATCGGTATCGAAAGGTTTTGAAGCGGAAGGTCGTTGGTGGGCAACCCCTAATCTGGATCTTACCGCAAGTTATACCTATCAAAATGTTGAGATCACTAAAGATAACTCAGGCTTAGAAGGTAAAACGCCGGTATGGGTTCCTGATCAACTAGCCAACTTATGGGCAAATTACCACTTCTTTGGTGGCAGCTTAGACGGCTTAACCCTAGGTGGTGGTGTGCGCTACATTGGTGAAACTCAAATTGATGCAGCCAATAGCAGCACGGTAGACGGCTACACAGTGGCAGACGTTTCAGTTAACTATGGCCTTGGCCGCTTAGGCAGCGGGTTAGAAAGCTCTGCGGTATCGTTAGCAGTAACCAACTTGTTTGATAAAGAGTCTTACAGTTGTTATGACACACTAAACTGCTGGTCAAACGATGAACGTCGAGTTGTCGCTCGACTAAAAATGGGCTTCTAA
- a CDS encoding AraC family transcriptional regulator, which yields MSRLSPQLNRINSLLAFIHQNIEQSMSVHDLAAQSCWSRWQLQRIFQELTNKNLAKYVREQKLSRAAEQLLDGKMRVTDIALQYGFNSEVSFSRAFKQHFGLAPGAYKRRGDRQGISAPMVLMDNPRSQTQRMIEVRIESRPAFKVYGVAGQIDNLYTPQADFKLKVPSLWRSFHQLYPMQSEGLTGVVDTLNIHASGKLNYLAGSQQLSEASEQLQCWNVPQQLYAIVSHTGLIQDLAATIDWFIHQWLPESEYQGVDGYELECYPENYQPQSPSATMEYFLPIQK from the coding sequence TTGTCGCGCCTGTCCCCGCAGCTTAATCGCATAAACAGTTTGCTTGCTTTTATTCATCAGAATATTGAGCAAAGCATGAGTGTGCATGATTTAGCCGCGCAAAGTTGTTGGTCGCGCTGGCAGCTGCAACGTATTTTTCAGGAACTCACCAATAAAAACTTGGCCAAGTATGTGCGTGAACAAAAACTGAGCCGAGCGGCAGAGCAATTACTTGATGGCAAAATGCGAGTAACCGACATCGCGCTGCAATATGGCTTTAACTCTGAAGTAAGCTTTAGCCGCGCCTTTAAACAGCATTTTGGGCTCGCTCCCGGCGCGTATAAACGCCGCGGTGACCGCCAAGGCATTAGTGCTCCAATGGTGCTAATGGATAACCCGCGTAGCCAAACTCAACGAATGATAGAGGTTCGCATAGAGAGCCGGCCTGCATTTAAGGTCTACGGTGTGGCGGGGCAAATAGATAATTTGTATACCCCCCAAGCAGATTTTAAGCTAAAAGTTCCTTCTTTATGGCGCAGTTTCCATCAGCTGTATCCGATGCAAAGTGAAGGATTAACTGGAGTGGTGGACACCCTAAATATTCACGCTAGCGGTAAACTTAATTACTTGGCGGGTAGCCAGCAATTAAGCGAAGCCTCTGAACAGCTACAGTGCTGGAACGTGCCACAACAACTGTATGCCATTGTTAGCCACACCGGGCTTATTCAAGACTTGGCTGCCACCATCGATTGGTTTATTCATCAATGGTTGCCAGAATCTGAATACCAAGGGGTAGATGGCTACGAGCTAGAATGTTATCCCGAGAACTACCAACCGCAGTCGCCAAGCGCGACGATGGAATACTTCCTACCTATTCAAAAATGA
- a CDS encoding DUF3179 domain-containing (seleno)protein codes for MKILFNLYALTLALIAIFCAVLMTEPGQTIGVPRDWVLHYFRYMPYFWAAQAIALGILWWANSKGKYWKPMWMALSTAGVAVTFWAQSYAMPTAFPTEQFSAQYYSVEQADKLIPEEDSRVYVVELGEQSYIFPRYHLQVPHVAGFEQDGTEYAVTYCGLSNLPMVVETDYGLGESNLQVLGQVHNNLVFKDINNGTAIQQITMQSEFTEHQTSVLPNTQMEWETAKALYPDAQVYIYGMERLIDEVLLGLFEQPLKNQRNIENPDFIFDTLNLDDTRLNPKLEIFGYDNGSEQIAIDPGFARNNNGFTFEFGGETLQIETDGEIVKLLNSEGKQVATHNGVHYGIWTQFFPNTLVLS; via the coding sequence ATGAAAATACTCTTTAATTTGTATGCATTAACATTGGCATTAATTGCTATTTTTTGTGCAGTGTTAATGACCGAGCCAGGCCAAACCATAGGTGTACCCCGAGATTGGGTTTTACACTATTTCCGCTATATGCCTTACTTTTGGGCTGCGCAAGCCATTGCACTAGGCATTTTATGGTGGGCAAACAGCAAGGGAAAATATTGGAAGCCGATGTGGATGGCGTTGTCTACTGCAGGAGTCGCTGTTACTTTTTGGGCGCAATCTTATGCCATGCCAACGGCGTTTCCAACAGAGCAGTTTTCCGCGCAATACTACTCGGTAGAGCAAGCTGACAAACTGATTCCTGAAGAAGATTCACGGGTATACGTTGTTGAGCTGGGTGAGCAAAGCTATATCTTCCCACGCTATCACTTACAAGTACCGCACGTGGCTGGCTTTGAGCAAGATGGCACCGAGTATGCTGTTACCTACTGCGGTTTATCAAACTTGCCAATGGTGGTGGAAACTGATTATGGCTTGGGTGAGTCAAACCTACAGGTATTAGGCCAAGTACATAACAACCTTGTATTTAAAGACATCAATAATGGTACTGCTATTCAGCAAATCACTATGCAGTCTGAGTTTACCGAACACCAAACATCTGTGCTTCCTAATACCCAAATGGAGTGGGAAACTGCCAAAGCCTTGTACCCAGATGCTCAAGTATACATTTATGGAATGGAACGCTTAATTGACGAAGTATTGTTGGGTTTATTCGAACAACCACTTAAGAACCAACGTAACATTGAAAACCCAGATTTCATCTTTGATACCTTGAATTTGGACGATACTCGCTTAAATCCAAAACTAGAAATATTTGGTTATGACAATGGCAGTGAGCAAATTGCCATCGACCCAGGCTTTGCTAGAAATAACAATGGCTTTACCTTTGAGTTTGGCGGAGAAACCTTACAAATAGAAACCGATGGCGAAATTGTAAAGCTGCTAAATAGTGAAGGTAAACAAGTGGCAACTCATAACGGTGTTCACTACGGTATTTGGACGCAGTTCTTCCCCAACACCCTAGTACTTAGCTAA
- a CDS encoding SDR family NAD(P)-dependent oxidoreductase, translated as MTLQTNNIALITGASGGIGKQFAYLHAAKGGDLVLVARSKQSLETLKVELENQYKVSVTVIAQDLAKPDAAKTLFEQTESLGIQVDVLINNAGFGGHGKFHERDLAAEQAMMQLNMVTLTELSHFYLQGMVARNKGKILNVSSTASMLPGPLQAVYYASKAYVTSFSQALAEEVSDTNVTVTVLCPGTVNTGFVEAGNLQGVDAWKNAASAESVAKCGYQAMEKGQLLVINEASLHFMLNWIIPLLPRKLVLKLSRQAMEKTA; from the coding sequence ATGACTTTGCAAACAAATAACATCGCCTTAATCACTGGTGCTTCAGGTGGCATAGGCAAACAATTTGCTTACTTACATGCCGCAAAAGGCGGCGATTTAGTTCTTGTGGCAAGAAGTAAACAAAGCCTAGAAACACTAAAAGTGGAGCTGGAGAATCAATATAAAGTATCAGTGACAGTTATAGCCCAAGATCTAGCCAAGCCCGATGCAGCAAAAACATTGTTCGAGCAAACCGAAAGTTTAGGTATTCAGGTCGATGTGCTAATCAATAACGCAGGTTTTGGTGGTCATGGTAAGTTTCACGAGCGCGACCTCGCCGCCGAACAAGCAATGATGCAACTAAACATGGTGACCTTAACCGAGCTTAGCCATTTTTACTTACAAGGCATGGTAGCCAGAAACAAAGGTAAAATTCTTAACGTTTCTTCAACAGCATCAATGTTACCGGGGCCTTTACAAGCGGTGTATTACGCCAGTAAAGCGTATGTCACCTCATTTTCTCAAGCACTTGCAGAAGAAGTTTCAGATACAAACGTTACCGTTACCGTGCTGTGCCCAGGAACAGTAAACACTGGTTTTGTCGAAGCCGGCAACCTACAAGGCGTAGATGCTTGGAAAAATGCAGCGAGTGCTGAATCAGTAGCAAAATGTGGCTATCAAGCCATGGAAAAGGGTCAACTATTAGTAATTAACGAGGCTAGCTTACATTTTATGCTCAACTGGATTATTCCATTATTGCCACGTAAATTAGTATTAAAGCTATCTCGCCAAGCAATGGAAAAGACCGCTTAA
- a CDS encoding AraC family transcriptional regulator, which yields MKPASKFPLHQGWQVMLTDFGISPSELLRIAKLPADLFSREGAMLTSSEYFRFWNSLDQLVGDRDIALCFADSFCVEAFDPPIFASLCSPNFKVALMRLQQFKPLIAPLKLEIETDQELTRLSLQPLDKQQSLCRSLVLMEAVFFTQLLRTATRKHIQPLSVTCPKGITAGQQYQAYFGVAVSSGDTLSLAFRTSDTEQAFLTENNGMWNIFEPELKKRLSQIESNVATEQRVKSALLELIPSGQVSIENVASELAMSKRTLQRKLSAEQVNYQGVLNQTRQELAEFYLSRTVISSYEVSFLLGFHEATSFYRAFAAWTGRTPEQYREQHSRRH from the coding sequence ATGAAACCTGCTTCAAAATTTCCGCTTCACCAAGGTTGGCAAGTAATGCTCACCGACTTTGGTATTTCCCCCAGTGAACTACTTCGAATTGCTAAACTGCCTGCAGATTTATTCTCTCGAGAAGGCGCAATGCTTACCAGTAGCGAATACTTTCGGTTTTGGAATAGTTTGGACCAACTAGTTGGCGACAGGGACATAGCGCTATGTTTTGCTGATAGTTTTTGTGTTGAAGCCTTTGACCCGCCTATCTTTGCCAGCTTATGCAGCCCGAACTTTAAAGTAGCCTTAATGCGCCTGCAGCAGTTTAAACCGCTAATCGCGCCGCTAAAGCTTGAAATAGAAACCGACCAAGAGCTTACTCGCTTAAGCTTACAACCCTTAGATAAACAACAAAGTCTGTGCCGAAGTTTAGTATTAATGGAAGCGGTGTTTTTCACTCAACTACTCCGCACCGCAACAAGAAAACATATTCAGCCTCTAAGCGTTACTTGCCCTAAGGGCATTACCGCCGGCCAACAATACCAAGCATATTTTGGTGTTGCTGTGAGCTCTGGCGATACGCTCAGTTTAGCTTTTCGCACCAGTGATACAGAGCAAGCATTTCTCACTGAAAACAATGGTATGTGGAATATCTTTGAGCCTGAACTAAAAAAACGCTTATCTCAGATAGAAAGCAATGTAGCTACCGAACAAAGGGTTAAAAGTGCCCTGCTAGAGCTCATTCCCAGTGGTCAGGTATCAATAGAAAACGTTGCCAGCGAGTTAGCAATGAGTAAACGTACCCTACAACGAAAACTCAGTGCCGAGCAGGTTAATTACCAAGGGGTGTTAAATCAAACAAGGCAAGAGTTAGCCGAGTTTTACTTAAGTCGAACGGTTATTTCAAGTTACGAAGTATCCTTCTTACTCGGGTTTCATGAAGCAACGTCTTTTTATCGCGCCTTTGCCGCATGGACAGGCAGAACCCCCGAGCAATACCGCGAACAACACAGTCGGCGGCATTAG